One Marinibacterium anthonyi genomic region harbors:
- a CDS encoding TMAO/DMSO reductase — translation MSDTFPKPSRRAFLRGAAATGSGLAMAGAARAEGDPLITDVQPWAQGFGDGVDAAPYGLPIRFEDDVIRRNVDWLTADTISSINFTPIHALDGTITPQGCAFERHHSGAIELSKPDYRLMINGLVETPLVFTYADLERFPRENHVYFLECAANTGMEWAGAQLNGAQFTHGMIHNMEYSGVPLRTLLNEAGYDTSAKWVYVEGADASSNGRSIPMDKALDDVLVVFKANGEALRKEHGYPVRLVVPGWEGNMWIKWLRRIEVMDQPVQSREETSKYTDTLADGTSRKWTWVMDAKSVITSPSPQSPITHGPGPLVITGLAWSGRGAISRVDVSRDGGRTWQTARLAKPGEDKALTRFYLDTIWDGEEMLLQARAMDDTGYVQPTKTQLRAVRGENSIYHNNCIQTWWVQKDGRAENVEVS, via the coding sequence ATGTCAGACACCTTCCCCAAACCCTCGCGCCGCGCCTTCCTTCGGGGCGCCGCCGCAACGGGTTCCGGGCTTGCCATGGCCGGCGCCGCCCGGGCCGAGGGCGATCCGCTGATCACCGACGTCCAGCCCTGGGCCCAGGGCTTTGGCGACGGCGTCGATGCCGCGCCCTATGGTCTGCCGATCCGTTTCGAGGACGACGTGATCCGGCGCAACGTCGACTGGCTGACCGCCGACACGATCAGTTCGATCAACTTCACGCCGATCCACGCGCTGGATGGGACGATCACGCCGCAGGGCTGCGCCTTTGAACGGCACCATTCGGGCGCCATCGAACTTTCCAAGCCGGATTACCGTTTGATGATCAACGGGTTGGTCGAAACGCCGCTGGTCTTCACCTATGCCGACCTGGAACGGTTTCCGCGTGAAAACCACGTCTATTTCCTGGAATGCGCCGCCAATACCGGCATGGAATGGGCTGGCGCGCAGCTGAACGGCGCACAGTTCACCCATGGCATGATCCACAACATGGAATATTCCGGCGTGCCGCTGCGCACGCTGCTGAACGAGGCCGGGTATGACACCTCGGCCAAGTGGGTCTATGTCGAAGGCGCCGATGCCTCGTCCAACGGCCGGTCGATCCCGATGGACAAGGCGCTGGATGACGTGCTGGTGGTCTTCAAGGCCAATGGCGAGGCGTTGCGCAAGGAGCATGGCTATCCCGTGCGCCTGGTGGTGCCGGGCTGGGAAGGCAACATGTGGATCAAGTGGCTGCGCCGGATCGAGGTCATGGACCAGCCCGTGCAAAGCCGCGAGGAGACGTCGAAATACACCGACACCCTGGCGGACGGGACGTCGCGCAAGTGGACCTGGGTGATGGATGCGAAATCCGTGATCACATCGCCCAGCCCGCAATCGCCGATCACGCATGGACCTGGCCCGCTTGTGATCACAGGCCTTGCCTGGTCGGGACGGGGGGCGATTTCCCGGGTCGATGTGTCCAGGGACGGCGGCAGGACGTGGCAGACCGCGCGGCTGGCGAAACCGGGTGAGGACAAGGCCCTGACGCGGTTCTACCTCGATACGATCTGGGACGGGGAAGAGATGCTGCTGCAGGCCCGCGCGATGGATGACACCGGCTATGTCCAGCCCACCAAGACGCAGCTGCGCGCGGTCCGGGGCGAGAATTCCATCTACCACAACAACTGCATCCAGACCTGGTGGGTCCAGAAGGATGGAAGGGCGGAAAATGTCGAAGTTTCTTAA
- the bigR_2 gene encoding Biofilm growth-associated repressor — MGLPVFTEDISDDEMDQMISSAKKASEFLKAISHESRLLILCHLVSGEKSVTELENLLSARQAAVSQQLSRLRLEGLVTPRRDGKAIYYSLTDDRPKQILEVVYDLFCRRDDRSDHKS, encoded by the coding sequence ATGGGACTGCCGGTTTTTACCGAGGATATCTCGGACGACGAAATGGATCAGATGATCTCGAGCGCCAAGAAGGCGTCGGAGTTCCTGAAGGCGATCAGCCATGAAAGCCGGCTGCTGATCCTGTGCCATCTGGTTTCGGGCGAAAAATCCGTGACCGAGCTGGAAAACCTGCTGTCGGCCCGCCAGGCGGCAGTGTCCCAGCAGCTGTCGCGCCTGCGGCTCGAAGGGCTGGTGACCCCCCGCCGCGATGGCAAGGCGATCTACTACAGCTTGACCGATGACCGGCCGAAGCAAATACTGGAAGTTGTCTACGACCTGTTCTGCAGGCGGGACGACCGGAGCGATCACAAGAGCTGA
- a CDS encoding sulfur oxidation protein SoxY, translating into MHFTRRQTLMTGAAAGLVAALPLRARAAADDLIAEFTGGAEIGTGGLTLTAPEIAENGNTVPISVDAPGAEAILVLATGNPTPAVCTFRFGPLAGAQSASTRIRLAGTQDVVAIARMADGSFVKTASTVKVTIGGCGG; encoded by the coding sequence ATGCACTTTACACGACGTCAGACGCTGATGACGGGGGCCGCCGCGGGCCTTGTCGCGGCACTGCCGCTGCGCGCCCGCGCGGCCGCCGACGATCTGATCGCCGAATTCACCGGCGGCGCCGAGATCGGGACCGGCGGGCTGACCCTGACCGCGCCCGAAATCGCCGAGAACGGCAACACCGTGCCGATTTCCGTCGACGCACCGGGGGCCGAAGCCATCCTGGTGCTGGCCACCGGCAACCCGACGCCCGCAGTCTGCACGTTCAGGTTCGGGCCGCTGGCCGGCGCGCAATCGGCGTCGACCCGGATCCGCCTGGCCGGCACGCAGGACGTGGTCGCCATCGCCAGGATGGCCGACGGGTCCTTCGTGAAGACCGCTTCGACCGTGAAGGTCACCATCGGCGGCTGCGGCGGCTGA
- a CDS encoding Cytochrome c encodes MNCITPLALASVLALGAGTGFAQDVDSKLVINGDIDITTVAPAPDHVEAFDEIYSGWTFRSVETQELEMDDFDNPGMIFVDQALDVWSTEDGSEGKSCQSCHGDGAEGLVGARAVYPKWNEAAGKVYTIEMAVNDCRENRMGAEPWDYDSKDMINMSALIASVSRGMPVNVAFDGPAHDTWEQGKEMYYTRYGQLELSCANCHENNYDNMIRADHLSQGQVNAFPAYRLKNAQLNSVHNRFKGCIRDTRAETFKPGSPEFVALEFYVATRGNGLSVEGPSVRN; translated from the coding sequence ATGAACTGCATAACACCCCTGGCGCTCGCCTCGGTCCTGGCGCTTGGCGCCGGCACGGGCTTTGCCCAGGATGTCGACAGCAAGCTGGTGATCAACGGTGATATCGACATCACCACCGTTGCCCCGGCCCCCGACCATGTCGAGGCCTTCGACGAGATCTATTCCGGCTGGACCTTCCGGTCGGTCGAGACCCAGGAACTCGAGATGGACGATTTCGACAACCCGGGCATGATCTTCGTCGACCAGGCCCTGGATGTCTGGAGCACCGAGGACGGGAGCGAAGGCAAATCCTGCCAGTCCTGCCATGGTGACGGGGCCGAAGGTCTGGTGGGCGCCCGCGCGGTCTATCCCAAGTGGAACGAGGCGGCGGGCAAGGTCTACACGATCGAGATGGCGGTGAACGATTGCCGCGAGAACCGCATGGGCGCCGAGCCCTGGGATTATGACAGCAAGGACATGATCAACATGTCGGCGCTCATCGCCTCGGTTTCGCGCGGGATGCCGGTGAATGTCGCCTTCGACGGGCCCGCCCACGACACGTGGGAACAGGGCAAGGAGATGTATTATACCCGCTACGGCCAGTTGGAACTGAGCTGCGCGAATTGTCATGAAAACAACTATGACAACATGATCCGCGCCGATCACCTGAGCCAGGGCCAGGTCAATGCCTTCCCGGCCTACCGCCTGAAGAACGCGCAGCTGAATTCGGTCCACAACCGTTTCAAGGGCTGTATCCGCGACACCCGTGCCGAAACCTTCAAGCCGGGATCGCCGGAATTCGTGGCCCTGGAATTCTACGTCGCGACCCGGGGCAATGGCCTGTCGGTCGAAGGACCGTCGGTGCGCAACTGA
- the yfkN_2 gene encoding Trifunctional nucleotide phosphoesterase protein YfkN precursor, producing the protein MISRRDFLQAAMAASAIWGAGGLGQWSRLAAQQALGQDDLLGFDTFGNVSLIHITDIHAQLKPIWFREPEINIGVGAAAGQPPHVTGNDFLKLYGIAPGSPAQYALTYPDFTALARTYGRMGGMDRIATVVKAIRADRPDALLLDGGDTWQGSYCALKTNGQDMVNVMNALGVDAMTSHWEFTLGIDRVTEIVENELKFPFLGANIFDREWDEPAYEPYRMFERGGVQIAVIGQAFPYMPIANPGWMFPDLSFGVRQDRMAEVVAEVRDAGAECVVLLSHNGFDVDRKLAADVDGIDVILTGHTHDALPEPLQVNNTFLIASGSHGKFVSRVDLDIRDGAMKGIRHKLIPIFSDVITPDPDMTALVNDQRAPFEADMAEIIGKTDSLLYRRGNFNGTWDDLICDALLTQREADIALSPGFRWGASLLPGADIRREDIFNATAMSYPNAYRSGMTGEMLHVILEDVADNLFNPDPYYQQGGDMVRVGGMGYRIDVTRPQGERITDMTLLKTGEKIDSAKTYIIAGWASVNEGTEGPPIWDVVETHVRDLGTVQLHPNDSVTVTGA; encoded by the coding sequence ATGATTTCGCGTCGTGATTTTCTGCAGGCGGCCATGGCGGCTTCGGCGATCTGGGGGGCAGGCGGGCTGGGCCAATGGTCCCGGCTGGCGGCGCAACAGGCGCTTGGCCAGGATGACCTGCTGGGGTTCGACACCTTCGGCAACGTGTCGCTGATCCACATCACCGATATCCACGCCCAGCTGAAACCGATCTGGTTCCGCGAGCCCGAGATCAACATCGGCGTCGGCGCCGCCGCCGGCCAGCCGCCGCATGTGACCGGGAACGATTTCCTCAAGCTCTACGGGATCGCGCCCGGCTCGCCCGCCCAATACGCGCTGACCTATCCGGATTTCACCGCGCTGGCGCGGACTTATGGCAGGATGGGCGGCATGGATCGGATCGCCACGGTGGTCAAGGCGATCCGGGCCGACCGCCCGGATGCGCTGCTGCTGGATGGCGGCGACACCTGGCAGGGGTCTTACTGCGCGCTGAAGACCAATGGCCAGGACATGGTCAACGTCATGAACGCGCTTGGGGTCGACGCGATGACCTCGCACTGGGAATTCACCCTGGGCATCGACCGCGTGACCGAGATCGTTGAAAACGAACTGAAATTTCCGTTCCTGGGCGCCAACATCTTTGACAGGGAATGGGACGAACCGGCCTATGAACCCTACAGGATGTTCGAACGCGGCGGCGTGCAGATCGCGGTGATCGGCCAGGCCTTTCCCTACATGCCCATCGCCAACCCCGGCTGGATGTTCCCCGACCTGTCCTTTGGCGTGCGCCAGGACCGTATGGCCGAGGTCGTCGCCGAAGTCCGCGACGCCGGTGCCGAATGCGTCGTGCTGCTGTCGCACAACGGGTTCGACGTTGACCGCAAGCTGGCGGCGGACGTGGACGGCATCGACGTGATCCTGACGGGCCACACCCATGATGCGCTGCCCGAACCGCTGCAGGTGAACAACACCTTCCTGATCGCCTCCGGCTCCCACGGCAAATTCGTCTCGCGCGTGGATCTGGACATCCGGGATGGCGCGATGAAGGGGATCAGGCACAAGCTGATCCCGATCTTCTCGGATGTGATCACACCCGATCCCGATATGACGGCGCTGGTCAACGACCAGCGCGCCCCGTTCGAGGCCGACATGGCCGAGATCATCGGAAAGACCGACAGCCTGCTGTACCGGCGGGGCAATTTCAACGGCACCTGGGACGACCTGATCTGCGACGCGCTGCTGACCCAGCGCGAGGCCGATATTGCCCTGTCCCCGGGCTTCCGCTGGGGCGCGTCGCTGCTGCCCGGTGCGGACATCCGGCGCGAGGATATCTTCAACGCCACCGCGATGTCCTATCCGAACGCCTATCGCTCCGGAATGACGGGCGAGATGCTGCACGTGATCCTCGAGGACGTGGCCGACAACCTGTTCAACCCGGATCCCTACTACCAGCAGGGCGGCGACATGGTGCGGGTCGGGGGCATGGGCTACCGGATCGACGTGACCCGGCCGCAGGGCGAACGGATTACCGACATGACCCTGCTGAAGACCGGCGAAAAGATCGACTCGGCAAAGACTTACATCATCGCGGGCTGGGCTTCGGTCAACGAGGGCACCGAAGGTCCGCCGATCTGGGACGTGGTCGAAACCCATGTCCGCGATCTGGGCACCGTCCAGCTGCATCCCAACGACAGCGTCACCGTCACCGGCGCGTGA
- a CDS encoding sulfur oxidation protein SoxZ, which translates to MASGVKPRVKVPKSASAGDTITIKTLISHTMESGQRKDKDGYVIPRSIINRFVVDFNGQNVIEVKMEPAISTNPYFEFEAQVPEAGDFTFTWYDDDGDVYTETKAIAIG; encoded by the coding sequence ATGGCATCAGGTGTCAAACCCCGCGTGAAGGTCCCGAAGTCGGCATCGGCCGGCGACACGATCACCATCAAGACGCTTATCAGCCACACGATGGAATCCGGCCAGCGCAAGGACAAGGACGGCTACGTCATTCCCCGTTCGATCATCAATCGCTTCGTGGTCGACTTCAACGGCCAGAACGTGATCGAGGTAAAGATGGAACCGGCGATTTCCACCAACCCCTATTTCGAATTCGAGGCGCAAGTGCCCGAAGCCGGTGACTTTACCTTCACCTGGTACGACGACGACGGCGACGTCTACACCGAGACAAAGGCGATCGCGATCGGCTGA
- a CDS encoding Thioredoxin-related protein, translating to MKPSIPTLALASLLWILPGLSPAADLVMVEAPGCPWCARWQAEIGPIYPKTAEGRAVHLRHMDISVRNPQDFTLARRVSFTPTFVLVDEGREVDRIEGYPGEELFWWRLTAMLKDHGYLREDQP from the coding sequence ATGAAGCCGTCAATTCCCACCCTGGCCCTGGCAAGCCTTCTCTGGATCCTGCCGGGGCTGTCCCCGGCGGCCGACCTTGTCATGGTCGAGGCACCCGGCTGCCCGTGGTGCGCGCGCTGGCAGGCCGAGATCGGGCCGATCTATCCCAAGACGGCCGAAGGCCGGGCGGTGCACCTGCGGCACATGGATATCTCGGTGCGCAATCCGCAGGATTTCACGCTTGCCCGCCGCGTGTCCTTTACCCCGACCTTCGTGCTGGTCGACGAAGGCCGCGAAGTCGACCGGATCGAAGGATATCCGGGCGAGGAGCTTTTCTGGTGGCGGCTGACCGCCATGCTGAAGGACCACGGATACCTGAGGGAGGATCAGCCGTGA
- a CDS encoding Thiol:disulfide interchange protein — protein sequence MLDVTFAGAFVAGLLSFLSPCILPIVPFYLSYMAGVGMTQITETPVITPAVRRRAVVSAICFSLGVITIFMALGAGASAFGQVIARYFDILRYVAAALIILMGLHFLGIIRIGFLYRQFRAEAGDTSNMSLVGAYVIGLAFAFGWTPCVGPVLAAILMTATMDAAGGGGVGRGVFLLFVYGVGMTLPFVLAAAFIGPFMRWMKRFRRHLPKIEKIMGALLVLFGVLIATNTVNYIANWLVAFWPEIG from the coding sequence ATGCTGGACGTCACTTTCGCGGGCGCGTTCGTCGCCGGCCTGCTGTCCTTCCTGTCTCCGTGCATCCTGCCGATCGTGCCCTTCTACCTCAGTTACATGGCCGGGGTGGGCATGACCCAGATCACCGAGACGCCCGTGATCACACCGGCGGTGCGCCGCCGGGCCGTGGTGTCGGCCATCTGCTTTTCGCTGGGGGTGATCACGATCTTCATGGCGCTGGGGGCAGGGGCGTCGGCCTTCGGGCAGGTGATCGCGCGCTATTTCGACATCCTGCGCTATGTCGCGGCGGCGCTGATCATCCTGATGGGGCTGCATTTCCTGGGGATCATCCGCATCGGGTTCCTCTATCGCCAGTTCCGGGCCGAGGCCGGGGATACGTCGAACATGTCGCTGGTGGGCGCCTACGTGATCGGCCTGGCCTTTGCCTTCGGCTGGACGCCCTGCGTGGGCCCCGTGCTGGCCGCCATTCTGATGACCGCCACGATGGACGCGGCGGGCGGCGGCGGCGTGGGGCGCGGGGTGTTCCTGCTGTTCGTCTACGGTGTGGGGATGACATTGCCCTTCGTGCTGGCGGCGGCCTTCATCGGCCCCTTCATGCGCTGGATGAAACGCTTCCGCCGCCACCTGCCCAAGATCGAAAAGATCATGGGCGCGCTTCTGGTCCTGTTCGGCGTCCTCATCGCCACCAACACCGTCAACTACATCGCCAACTGGCTCGTGGCCTTCTGGCCCGAGATCGGATGA
- a CDS encoding putative inner membrane protein yields MDFALSDAHLAALVGGLGGVVLGLAARLGRFCTLGAIEDYLYGDNDHRLRMWGVAIGVAMVTTFALAGLGLVDLEAAPYLARGWNPAGHILGGLMFGVGMAMAGNCGFGALARLGGGDLRSFVIVLVMGISAYVVMSGPLAFLRVRIFPQDLFAGPDPAGIAHFFASLTGLPVAVWGLLAGIGLLVLTLRAPDFRAERKLIAWGGAVGLAVTFGWAGSTWLADISFDAVPVQSYTFAAPLGESILYAMTSSGIPITFAIGAVVGVWAGAFLGSLSLGHFRWEACEDPRELRRQIFGAMLMGAGAVLAMGCTIGQGLSAISVLSYGAPITMVCIFLGAAAGLRTMIAGFDPA; encoded by the coding sequence ATGGACTTTGCGCTGAGTGATGCGCACCTTGCGGCCCTTGTGGGCGGTCTGGGCGGGGTCGTGCTTGGGCTGGCGGCCCGGTTGGGGCGGTTCTGCACCCTGGGTGCGATCGAAGACTACCTGTATGGCGACAACGATCACCGCCTGCGCATGTGGGGCGTGGCCATCGGCGTGGCGATGGTCACCACCTTCGCCCTGGCGGGACTGGGTCTGGTGGACCTGGAGGCCGCGCCCTACCTGGCGCGCGGCTGGAACCCGGCGGGTCATATCCTGGGCGGGCTGATGTTCGGCGTGGGCATGGCGATGGCCGGCAATTGCGGCTTTGGCGCGCTGGCGCGGCTGGGCGGCGGCGATCTGCGGTCGTTCGTCATCGTGCTGGTCATGGGCATATCGGCCTATGTCGTGATGTCCGGGCCGCTGGCCTTCCTGCGCGTCCGCATCTTCCCGCAAGACCTGTTCGCGGGGCCCGACCCGGCAGGCATCGCGCATTTCTTCGCCAGCCTCACCGGTCTTCCGGTCGCGGTCTGGGGCCTGCTGGCCGGCATCGGACTGCTGGTCCTGACGCTGCGCGCGCCCGACTTTCGCGCCGAACGCAAGCTGATCGCATGGGGCGGGGCCGTGGGCCTGGCTGTCACCTTCGGCTGGGCCGGCAGCACCTGGCTGGCCGATATCAGTTTCGACGCGGTGCCGGTGCAAAGCTACACCTTCGCCGCGCCACTGGGGGAAAGCATCCTTTACGCCATGACATCGTCGGGCATACCGATCACCTTCGCCATCGGGGCCGTCGTGGGCGTCTGGGCCGGCGCGTTCCTGGGATCGCTGAGCCTGGGCCACTTCCGCTGGGAAGCCTGCGAGGACCCGCGCGAACTGCGCCGCCAGATCTTTGGCGCGATGCTGATGGGGGCCGGTGCCGTGCTGGCCATGGGCTGCACCATCGGCCAGGGACTGTCGGCGATCTCGGTCCTGTCCTACGGGGCCCCGATCACCATGGTCTGCATCTTCCTGGGCGCAGCGGCCGGCCTGCGCACAATGATCGCGGGTTTCGACCCGGCCTGA
- a CDS encoding thiol:disulfide interchange protein precursor: protein MSRLIMSRLFTLAAALIFALPLHAAEMGDDGLHKANWMRDTFKDLPEDLAEANAEGRRLLVMVEQRGCIYCKKMHEEVYPVPEIDAMLRDDYFVIQINMFGDTEVTDFDGETLSEKDLVRKWGLLFTPTLLFFPEEAEAKPGNQIAVAIVPGAFGRWTTQNMLTWVLEKGYDTDEPFQKYHARKIADQVGDGTGSD, encoded by the coding sequence ATGTCACGATTAATTATGTCACGATTGTTCACGCTGGCCGCCGCCTTGATATTCGCCCTGCCGCTGCACGCGGCCGAGATGGGCGACGATGGTCTGCACAAGGCAAACTGGATGCGCGACACGTTCAAGGATCTGCCCGAAGACCTGGCCGAAGCCAATGCCGAGGGCAGGCGTCTGCTGGTCATGGTCGAACAGCGCGGCTGCATCTACTGCAAGAAGATGCACGAGGAGGTCTATCCCGTCCCCGAGATCGACGCGATGCTGCGCGACGACTACTTTGTCATCCAGATCAACATGTTCGGCGACACCGAGGTGACCGATTTCGACGGTGAAACCCTGTCGGAAAAGGATCTGGTCCGAAAGTGGGGGCTGCTTTTCACGCCCACGCTGCTTTTCTTCCCCGAAGAGGCCGAGGCGAAGCCCGGCAACCAGATCGCCGTGGCCATCGTACCCGGCGCCTTCGGCCGCTGGACCACGCAGAACATGCTGACCTGGGTGCTGGAAAAAGGTTATGACACCGACGAGCCATTCCAGAAATACCACGCGCGCAAGATCGCCGACCAGGTCGGCGACGGTACCGGCAGCGATTGA
- a CDS encoding Cytochrome c, with translation MRPFVIAAAMFALGGTAASADAKYPTDITFEDGAIAASLTGTPGDPENGKVLMNKGSGNCIACHQATALADLPFPGTIGPLLDGAADRWSEAELRGIVSDAKVMFPDSMMPSFYKVSGFIRPGDEYTGKAIDPAAITPLLSAQEIEDVVSFLMTLRDD, from the coding sequence ATGCGACCTTTTGTTATCGCGGCAGCAATGTTCGCGCTTGGAGGGACGGCAGCATCGGCTGATGCCAAGTACCCCACCGACATCACCTTCGAGGACGGCGCCATCGCCGCATCCCTGACCGGAACGCCGGGCGATCCGGAAAACGGCAAGGTGCTGATGAACAAGGGATCGGGGAATTGCATCGCCTGCCACCAGGCGACTGCCCTGGCCGATCTGCCGTTTCCGGGCACCATCGGCCCGCTGCTGGACGGCGCCGCCGACCGATGGAGCGAGGCCGAACTGCGCGGCATCGTGTCGGACGCCAAGGTGATGTTCCCGGACTCGATGATGCCCTCGTTCTACAAGGTCTCGGGCTTCATCCGGCCCGGTGACGAATACACCGGCAAGGCCATCGATCCGGCCGCCATCACCCCGCTTCTCAGCGCGCAGGAGATCGAGGACGTCGTGTCCTTCCTGATGACGCTGAGAGACGACTGA
- the araB_1 gene encoding L-arabinolactonase, which produces MTTARVCDPRVCDLGEGPFWHPLRQQLFWFDITGHLLRSVEDGQPRDWPMGECASAAGWIDRDTLLIATETGLYRFDLTTGERALVQPLEADNPVTRSNDGRTDPQGGFWIGTMGKKAEPQAGAIYRYYRGELRLLQDKISIPNSICFSPDGTTVYWTDTPTQIILKQHLDGDGWPVTEPEVFVDLRADDFRPDGSVTDSEGALWSAQWGSARVARYLPDGTFDRALSVGGRHSSCPVFGGPDLDRMFVTTACQGIASPDAAQGLLYEVDPGVRGWPDAPVLMDS; this is translated from the coding sequence ATGACCACGGCCCGCGTCTGCGATCCCCGCGTCTGCGACCTGGGCGAAGGCCCGTTCTGGCACCCCTTGCGCCAGCAGCTCTTCTGGTTCGACATCACCGGCCACCTGCTGCGGTCCGTCGAAGACGGCCAGCCCCGTGACTGGCCGATGGGCGAATGCGCCTCGGCCGCGGGCTGGATCGACCGCGACACGCTGCTGATCGCGACAGAAACGGGGCTGTACCGCTTCGACCTGACCACCGGCGAACGCGCGCTGGTGCAACCGCTTGAGGCCGACAACCCGGTCACCCGGTCCAACGACGGACGGACGGATCCGCAGGGCGGATTCTGGATCGGGACCATGGGCAAGAAGGCCGAACCGCAGGCCGGGGCGATCTATCGCTACTACCGGGGCGAATTGCGGCTGCTGCAGGACAAGATCTCGATCCCGAATTCGATCTGCTTCTCGCCGGATGGCACCACGGTCTACTGGACCGACACGCCGACCCAGATCATCCTGAAACAGCACCTGGACGGCGACGGCTGGCCGGTGACGGAGCCGGAGGTCTTTGTCGATCTGCGCGCCGACGATTTCCGCCCCGACGGGTCGGTGACCGATTCCGAGGGCGCGCTGTGGTCGGCGCAATGGGGTTCGGCCCGGGTGGCGCGCTACCTGCCCGACGGCACGTTCGACCGTGCGCTTTCGGTCGGTGGCCGGCACAGCAGCTGCCCGGTCTTCGGCGGGCCGGACCTGGACCGGATGTTCGTCACCACCGCCTGCCAGGGCATCGCGTCGCCCGATGCGGCGCAGGGTCTTCTGTACGAAGTCGACCCCGGCGTGCGCGGCTGGCCGGATGCCCCTGTCCTTATGGATAGCTGA
- a CDS encoding Cytochrome c2 — MSKFLNILAPALGGTAVVLGGAWYAAFHLFAPQPPGPPTATILSEVAAPETAPPVVLASSMQAAKSPTTAADGARFGLGRPATEDEVAAWNLDVSPDGTGLPEGSGDVLTGEALFSDNCAACHGEFAEGVDNWPKLAGGEGTLDRKDPVKTVGSYWPYLSTTWDYVHRSMPFGNAQSLEPDEVYAIVAYILYSNDLVDEDFVLSRDNFLDVAMPNADGFIVDDRETAEAGFWTGEPCMENCKDSVEITMRARVLDVTPQAEGAAEEMPAATVETAVTETATPEAGEAAAGTATDASAVDPALVAEGETVFKKCKACHQVGEGAENKTGPMLTGIVGRPAGSVEGFKYSKPLQSAGEDGLVWDEDTLAEFLANPKAYVKGTKMSFAGLKKDSDLAAIIAYLRAFPGN; from the coding sequence ATGTCGAAGTTTCTTAACATCCTGGCCCCCGCACTGGGCGGCACGGCCGTGGTTCTGGGCGGGGCCTGGTATGCGGCCTTTCACCTGTTTGCCCCGCAACCGCCGGGTCCGCCGACCGCCACGATCCTGTCCGAAGTCGCAGCGCCGGAAACCGCGCCGCCCGTGGTCCTTGCCTCGTCCATGCAGGCCGCGAAATCCCCGACCACCGCCGCCGACGGCGCGCGTTTCGGCCTGGGTCGCCCGGCGACCGAGGACGAGGTCGCGGCCTGGAACCTGGACGTCAGCCCCGATGGCACCGGCCTGCCCGAAGGGTCGGGCGACGTTCTGACGGGCGAGGCGCTTTTTTCCGACAATTGTGCCGCCTGCCACGGTGAATTCGCCGAAGGCGTCGACAACTGGCCCAAGCTGGCGGGCGGCGAGGGCACGCTGGACCGCAAGGATCCGGTCAAGACGGTGGGGTCCTACTGGCCGTACCTGTCGACCACCTGGGATTACGTGCACCGGTCGATGCCCTTCGGCAATGCCCAGTCGCTGGAGCCGGACGAGGTCTATGCCATCGTGGCCTATATCCTGTATTCCAACGACCTGGTGGACGAGGATTTCGTGCTGTCCCGGGACAATTTCCTGGACGTCGCGATGCCCAATGCCGACGGTTTCATCGTCGATGACCGCGAGACCGCGGAAGCCGGTTTCTGGACCGGTGAACCCTGCATGGAGAACTGCAAGGACAGCGTCGAGATCACCATGCGCGCCCGGGTTCTTGACGTGACCCCACAGGCGGAAGGGGCCGCCGAGGAGATGCCCGCCGCCACCGTCGAGACCGCGGTGACCGAGACGGCCACGCCAGAGGCCGGCGAGGCGGCTGCCGGGACGGCGACGGACGCAAGCGCCGTCGATCCGGCGCTGGTGGCCGAGGGCGAGACGGTCTTCAAGAAGTGCAAGGCCTGCCACCAGGTGGGCGAGGGGGCCGAGAACAAGACCGGCCCGATGCTGACCGGCATCGTCGGGCGCCCGGCCGGATCGGTGGAAGGGTTCAAGTATTCCAAGCCCTTGCAAAGCGCCGGCGAAGACGGGCTGGTCTGGGACGAGGACACGCTGGCCGAATTTCTCGCCAATCCCAAGGCCTACGTTAAGGGCACCAAGATGTCGTTTGCCGGGCTCAAGAAAGACAGCGACCTGGCCGCGATCATCGCCTATCTGCGCGCCTTCCCGGGCAACTGA